The Oryctolagus cuniculus chromosome 13, mOryCun1.1, whole genome shotgun sequence sequence tccattctcttttatttaccaatttgaTGCACTATGACTTTCCAAGTAAgtagaaattaatattttaggcATGACTCCGAAAatgttctgtgtttattttacagGTGAAAAATGTATGGAATTTTTGATAGAATGGAAGAATCTTAAGTGCAATGGTTATGATTTGAGAATTCTATCATGATAGGAAGATTTGAAACCTGACGATACAATCAGAGTTCAATGTAGCATTAACTTATGTCAAGTGGTTCTTCAAAATAAACATCAAAGGCATTCTTAACCTGATAGTAAGCGGAAATAGCTCTGAAGGAAGAGTTGCTAATTAGCAGAAATGAACTCTTGAATACAGTGAAGGGAACAGCTTAGCGATTTGGGGATGCCTAAATCAAATCATCTGATTTCCCCCCACCTTGAATTACTGATTTCCCGATTGACTTAAAGTTTTCTTGGATGAGGGTATCCCATTTGAAATTTCTTAACCTGGTTGACCCAAGTAGATTAGAGACCCATTCAAAgatgattttttgaaagaaataaaatgtagccTCGAgcaatttcttcaaataattttatcaACAAAGACCGATAATCTGAATAATCTAAGCAGGAAACCATGCCAACCTTACATTCTCCCTGTCTCATAAAAGATCTGTCTGAACTATCTGGATAATTACCATAATGAAACACTTCTTTGTCCCAAATCTGGACTCCAGATAGATGCAGTAAAAGTTGCATCCCCTTCCCCAAAATAACTTCTTTATTAAAGTGGAACCCTTAACCACTTTCTACTTCATATTGCAGTATTCCTTTGAAAGTCTTCCCTGAAATTCTTTTCTACTAACATTAAGTTATCAGTATCCTTAAATTTCTGTATGTTAAGTAGAATGTCAGATCACtcaaattttaataaagaatCTTTTGGAGCAGTTAAAATCTGACTTGATTATACCTGGGTGTTTATTCTTATCATGTCTTTTTCTGGAGGAGAATCTGCTatattaaaatgtctattgaataGGAATTATCAAGGTATTTGTGTGGATTGCATGCCAATTGATACaaccaaatatttaataataaaaaattctgcATAGAGTTCACAGTAGTTAAAGAGGTGTTTTCAGGGACAGAGTTTGTGTATTTGATCAATAATACATTTGGGTTCAAATTCTACATTAGTATTTTTCTGCATCCCTAGTGATACTGATATTCACCAGTGCTGATCCAAAAAACTTCCTATTGCCTGGTTAAACACAAAATTCACATTAAGTTGAAAAGATAATAAGAATTAATAATAACTGTAGTTGAAACATTATGGCTTAGTACATATATTAAGGAGTggaggagtttttaaaaatcttaatggACAGGAAAATATTGGTGATAAGATCATTTCATAGTTTCTTTCAAATTCTGGATTGGGAAAATGTGGAGGCATGCATAAAATGTTTTCAAGTGATTTAATTTATGTTGTAGTCATTTAACAgggcattttcttattttcatatcCTTGTGTCTTGTTCATGAAATACGATGTTAATAAACTGCTATGCCAACCAGTATTATTGCCATATCTTGCCTAAGCCTCCATGGGTTATCGTTTCAATGGACCCTACCATCCTACCTTTATGTCTAAGGTTAGGTCTAAGCTACATGGAGATAGGTACGTATTTGTGTCTATTAATCTAATGCCTTGTCTTACTGGATTATATCATTTTTTCCCATTCGTTTTGTTCTATTTGTTATGTCTCAGCTGGACATTTTAGGACAAGACCTCAAAGTGTTCAAATTCGCTTAGCCCAACACAAAAGCAAATCAGTATTTAATCTAAAAATGGTGACCGAAAGAGAATTGCAAAGATCAGTTTAGCTTGGTGAATTCGGAGGGTGTTATAAGATACTTGGTTTGTAACAGACCCAATAATCATGTTTAGTTAGTATAAGCATGTTTAGTTAGCATGTATTCTGTGCTGAAGACAAAAGTATCATTTCTTTCCACCTTAGGAAGAGCATAGCCCTCCTCTTGGCTCAAGCACTAGGCAGGGATGCAGCTGTTGATACCTAGGCTAGATGAGAGGAAGTGTGGTTGACGCAGAGGTGAATGGCAGCTGGGAGAGGAAGGATGCCCGGGGATGACCTTCTGCTCACCAGCAACATCAGCGTGTCCTATGTGAGCCTCTGCTGAGAGGTGCTCTGCTCATCGTGAGGATGGGCAGGAGCAAAGTCCAGCGTGGGTGTTAGGGGGAACAGGGAGAGAAAAAATGCTGCAGAAAGTTTGTTCAACATTTTGATTGCAGATCAAATGCTTTGCAGgtgttttaaagagaaaaagatttgCACACAAAAAGGAAAGAGGTAAAACTGTCAAATAATGGCAGTGAACCATATCTATGGAAAGTGGATACACATACAGAAGAGTCTTCCTTGTAACCCCTCTCCAGATGCAAGTGTTGCTGCAATTAACAGAGCTTTGAATTATATTGtctttttccttgtttcttttttctctcaccTGACAGCTACACTAGTACAGATGTAATGTACTTGTGAAATAGTTGTCattgcatttttctgtttctgcaacCTATTTGATTATTAGTGGGTGAGGGGCCTTAGCCATTCTTAATTCCATTTAAAACCCAATATTAAAGTTATCGAGATCTCTGTTTCCACTGCAGTCATATTCAGGAAATGTTATTCTGAAACATGCAAAAAGTGTTTCATCCTCAAGCAtgcaaaaaatataaagagaaatcatCTTGCTTTCATGATACCCTGAAGCAGGCTCTTTTAAAATGTTGTGTCTTCACATGGAAGTTAGGGGCAAACACTGCATCATTAAATatgttttgcttaaaaaaaaaaacaacacatatTATTGCCATCTAAGCTTAGAGCATTTCCTTGATTTTTACAGGTTATTTCATGCTGAAATTATGCCTATTTGCATGGATAGTCATTCTTTAAAACTAGCCACAGATGCAGTCCTAGGGAGCACGTAGATGTTTTTACAGGTGAACCGAAAGAGATGGGAGCTGTTCCAAGCACTCTGCACGCTGCCTTTGGCAATAGACCCTGTTATTGTGAAGATGTGCTCTGTTAAGCAAACGTGAAGTTTAATATTAGATAAAGCCAgcgtgaaaaaaatattttcattttcttcataaaatgctAATTGTAAACAAAAAGGGGTAGCATCTTTCATACACAGAGAATTTGGGGTTAGCATCCCTAGTTAATAAGTCACACAATATGCCAAGAGCTTTTATCAAATGCAGGCAAAGATGTTCTCTTTTTATATTGGGTTCCCAAGAAACAATGGAAGTTCACATACAAAGAACTATTTCTCTTTCTCGCATATTTGATtgatgttattttctttcttctttatatatcatcttttagccttttttttttccctgcataTTTCCCTTTAATTCGGCATAGGAAATCAAATTCACAAATCGTGTAGGTTAAAGTGTCTCTTTAGGCATTTGAAGTATTATTCTCACAGATTTTAGTAGAAGAACACTGGTAGTGAATGAAGATGTATTTATCCTTGCGTCAGCCAATCATTATTTGttccatatactgatttctaaaaTAAGACAATTTCCTCCTTCTGCAGTGACTCCAACTTTGTAATGATTTAAGTCATCCAAAGGACACTgtgaaaatttataatttttctcataGTTACATTAAGATAGCAACAGATGCCATCTTCACATATAATTTCACTAATAAAAATGCATAACTGTACTACATAAGCAGCCTTGTGAAATGGCTATTTATGCATTTATCTCAGTGCTAAGTTGACCATTTATGTACAAAAGATGCTGATTGGGATGTCCTCTTTCCCATTTCACATAagaccaaaatattttaaaattcaggaaTAAAGGGTGTGTGTTCAATACTTGCATATATTTCTAGTCTTTTACCTTTAAAAGCATTAAAACCACAATACTTCTAGTGCAAGAATGGAATTATTTGTCCAACGTTCACGCAGCCTTAAAATTGAACCTTATTTCTTAAGTATAGACCACTTTCATCTTCTTTTCTAATATGAATCTCAATGCCCAAAATTTAATCAATTGGTTGTCAGAGGCTGTGTTCTTATAATCTAGTGTTTCTTCTGAAGATAAACAGTatcattttaggcatttgtgaaagaGAATCATATTACTGGTGCTTAagcagtttttgctttttttttttttaatcttaatccATCTTAAACCAGTGgagcagaaatatttaaaaatgtttcatttcaagCAGAGTGCATAATAAATTGCAATAATTGTAATGTGCCATAAATCCCAGAGCCTATGCATTTTGCATTTGATTCAGGATTGAGGTCAGGAAATTtggagaaatttaaagaaaatgattcaTCAGTCCTTTTGTTCTGTTGGCCAGGGTCCCGGGATTCTTGAGCTGTGCCCAGCTGACGAGCTTTTGAAGATGGCACAATAACCGCCCAGTGATGCCTGACCATGACAGCACAGCCCTCTTAAGCCGGCAAACCAAGAGGAGAAGAGTTGACATTGGAGTGAAAAGGACGGTAGGGACAGCATCTGCATTTTTCGCTAAGGCAAGAGCCACGTTTTTTAGTGCCATGAATCCCCAAGGTTCCGAGCAGGATGTTGAGTACTCAGTGGTGCAGCATGCAGATGGAGAGAAGTCAAACGTCCTCCGTAAGCTGCTGAAGAGGGCAAACTCGTATGAAGATGCCATGATGCCTTTTCCAGGAGCAACCATCATTTCCCAGCTGTTGAAAAATAACATGAACAAAAATGGTGGCACGGAGCCCAGTTTCCAAGCCAGCGGCCTCTCTAGTACAGGCTCCGAGGTACACCAGGAGGATATATGCAGCAACTCTTCAAGAGACAGtcccccagagtgtctttccCCTTTTGGCAGGCCTACTATGAGCCAGTTTGATATGGATCGCTTATGTGACGAGCACCTGAGAGCAAAGCGCGCCCGGGTGGAGAATATCATTCGGGGAATGAGCCATTCCCCCAGTGTGGCATTAAGGggcaatgaaaatgaaagagagatGGCCCCGCAGTCTGTGAGTCCCcgagaaagttacagagaaaacaaACGCAAGCAGAAGCTGCCCCAGCAGCAGCAACAGAGTTTCCAGCAGCTGGTTTCAGCCCGAAAAGAACAGAAGCGAGAGGAACGCAGACAGCTGAAACAGCAGCTGGAAGACATGCAGAAGCAGCTGCGCCAGCTGCAGGAGAAGTTCTACCAGATCTACGACAGCACGGACTCTGAAAATGATGAAGACGGTAACCTGTCCGAAGACAGCATGCGCTCGGAGATCCTGGAGGCCAGGGCCCAGGACTCGGTCGGGAGGTCAGACAACGAGATGTGTGAGCTAGACCCCGGCCAGTTCATCGACCGAGCCCGAGCCCTGATCAGAGAGCAGGAAATGGCGGAAAACAAGCCCAAGCGGGAAagcaacaacaaagaaagagaccaCGGGCCAAACTCCTTACAGCCCGAAGGCAAACATTTGGCCGAGACCTTGAAACAGGAACTGAACACTGCCATGTCGCAAGTGGTGGACACTGTGGTCAAAGTCTTTTCGGCCAAACCCTCCCGCCAGGTTCCTCAGGTCTTCCCACCTCTCCAGATCCCCCAGGCCAGATTTGCAGTCAATGGGGAGAACCACAATTTCCACACCGCCAACCAGCGCCTGCAGTGCTTTGGCGACGTCATCATTCCGAACCCCCTGGACACCTTTGGCAACGTGCAGATGCCCAGTGCCACAGACCAGACGGAGGCACTGCCCCTGGTTGTCCGCAAAAACTCATCCGACCAGTCTGCCTCGGGCCCGGCCGCCGGCGGCCACCACCAGCCCCTGCACCAGTCGCCTCTCTCGGCCACGGCAGGCTTCACCACGTCCACCTTCCGccaccccttccccctccccttgaTGGCCTACCCATTTCAGAATCCACTAGGTGCTCCCTCGGGCTCCTTCTCGGGAAAAGACAGAGCCTCTCCTGAATCCTTAGACTTAACTAGGGACACCACGAGTCTGAGGACCAAGATGTCATCCCACCACCTGAGCCACCACCCTTGCTCACCAGCACACCCACCCAGCAGCGCCGAAGGGCTCTCCTTGTCACTCATCAAGTCCGAGTGTGGCGATCTTCAAGACATGTCCGAAATCTCACCTTACTCGGGAAGTGCAATATCCTTTTCTTTTCCCCCCAAGGAAAAAAAGCAAACGTCAAAATAAAAGGTTGGGTTTACACAGTATCTAGATGAATGTAGATGCCTGTCTTCTTAAGAATGCAAGCTTCCCTGTTATCCCAGTTCGTAGGCATGAGTGGGGTATTTCTGATGGCAGAGAAGCTAACGACCAAACCAAACCGGTGCAGCTTTCCCAAGTTGTTCATTGCCTGGAGGAGCTGGTATTTAATATGTGCTTTttcagaagcattttttttccctccctgctGGTTTCCctgaattcattctctctctgtctctttctctttctctctcccctcaccctctgTTTAAAGAGTAGATTCAGAGATTGGGGGGAAAAAAGTCTCACTGCAAATCTTGAATTCTCTCAGCTATTCTTTTAAAACTGgtaagttttttattattattattattattatggagTGGAAAGAAAAGTAAGTGTTCAGATCTCTTAAGATTCCACAAGAAGAATTTACATTTCAAACTCTCTGCAAGTCTCCAGGTCCCTTTAAAGGAGGTGCCACTAAATCTTAGGAAGAGCCCCTTCCTTGGGGGAGGCTGAGGTGGGAGAGAGATGTGGATGGGGAGTCAGAGTTCTTCATATCTTTAAGTGAGACTTGCTTTTTAAAGGAAACAGACAGGTACTGATGTATTCAGATGGCACCGTTCTCCCTCTCGTTCACCCCAGGTCTGTTCTTTGGGTCTGGTGCAGCTGCCTCTATGCATGATTAACCTCTGTTCagccacacacagaaatcttttgTCCTAACATACACAAAGCAAATTATTTTGGAAAGCAAGCGAGCACAATTAAATATAAAACTCAGCTGTATTCGACTTAAAAATGACTCTCTTCTTATGACTTTTAATGCTGAACCTGACTTTTATGTAAAGATGCCAGTTATATTTTTTATTAGGCCTATTCTGAACTTCAAGTATTTTTAACTGATCATTCCCCCTTCTTCCCCCACATCCCGTTAATTGATCctttcagtaaatttttaaaaatcttgtggTTGTTGGTCTTCTGGGGTAGCAGAATAGTCGCATGGgggggcaggtggaggcttgtTTCTTGTATAATAAATTACCAGATGGTTATAAAATTTAGCAATCAAATTGGCGGTTACTAAATTGAGGATTTTGAGCAATCCTGATGACTAGAGATTGACATTTTAGTGTCTAAGCCCACTCTGGAGGCTGCCACAGAAGTGCGAAGTCTCAGCTATGGTGGAAGTGTTTTCCTAGTTAGTGGACGCCATCGTTCCAGCCTACTTGCATGGTAGCTATGAAGATTTCTGGTAAGGTGCTGGAGCCACAAGTTTGAGACCTTCTTGGACAGGTAAACCTGGAGTTCCTCTCCATagtgagaaagaagagaagaacaTTGGGagcaaaagggaagaaaaagactTTGAGAActtagataaataaacaaaaattgagtCTGGGCTCGGTCGTTGATTTAACTTCAACCtttcaaaaatctaaaattcaaTCCACTAGTCATAAATCAAACTGCACCAAGCACCATGCCTTACACATTATAAGCAGGCAATAAATATTGGTCAAAATAATTGGAACATAGCTGTTGATGGTGAGGAAGGCAAAGTGGGAAGACACAATGGCTTGAATGATTTTTTAACCCTTTGCAGGATGTGTGTCTTCTGGAAATCAGGCCAGGCTAATGTCTGGGCTAGAACTCGTTGCAAGGTAGAGATCTTTGAACTTCATTCTGAAACAAGTAGCAGTGTTAGtatacatgcacaaacacacacacacacacacacacacacacacagagtagagGGATATGTGTTCCCATTTTCATGAATATCTAAATTCAGGTTTCAATGTCCTGTAAGTTTATACTAGTCTTTAGCTGAAGACATTAGTTtaccttctgttttgtttttatttttaatttagactTTTCATTGCCACCAGATAATTATAATTttgtctgtgctttttttttaagttatttttgtcttcggggggggggggtcttctagGTTGCTTTAAGTATCAGCTGTGCTCACTGTCTTATCCACTCCTAATCCCCTGAGGAATTCTGAGGAGTTGAAAGGAAAGAAGTTACTTTTCTTTCCATAGGTATCAAagactttaaagaaaatatagtttcTTCTTCAGAGGAATACCTTCTTCTGTCTCTTACCAATGTAAGATTGTGTCAGACCCTGATGGGTGGTAAGCGCACACGATCATATGAAATATTGGTTGCTAACACCTGGAGTTGTTTCTTTTCTATTGCTAAATAagtctggcccctggctttaatTAATGATTAAATTTTCTACTTTTGGTCTTCTACCCTATGGTTCTTCCTGTTTCCCTGCTACTATATTCTACTTTCAGCCATTCATCTCATTGATCTATTATTTCTTAGGATGAAGAAGATAGGCATGAATATTTTCTGTGGTTTCCACCATTTCTAAGCCAGTGAGGTTCTAAATGTTTGTTGGGAGATTGGATACACTTTGTTCCAGTCTCTGCTCTTCTATGGCAATGAGTTCTTTCCTCAGTTGACCTGACAGTATACAGATATAGGCAAAATTCTCAAGCTTTTAGTTTGAAGAAATTTCTGGGAACCACAGTGAGTGACATCTTTCTTCAGTG is a genomic window containing:
- the PROX1 gene encoding prospero homeobox protein 1 isoform X3; the protein is MPDHDSTALLSRQTKRRRVDIGVKRTVGTASAFFAKARATFFSAMNPQGSEQDVEYSVVQHADGEKSNVLRKLLKRANSYEDAMMPFPGATIISQLLKNNMNKNGGTEPSFQASGLSSTGSEVHQEDICSNSSRDSPPECLSPFGRPTMSQFDMDRLCDEHLRAKRARVENIIRGMSHSPSVALRGNENEREMAPQSVSPRESYRENKRKQKLPQQQQQSFQQLVSARKEQKREERRQLKQQLEDMQKQLRQLQEKFYQIYDSTDSENDEDGNLSEDSMRSEILEARAQDSVGRSDNEMCELDPGQFIDRARALIREQEMAENKPKRESNNKERDHGPNSLQPEGKHLAETLKQELNTAMSQVVDTVVKVFSAKPSRQVPQVFPPLQIPQARFAVNGENHNFHTANQRLQCFGDVIIPNPLDTFGNVQMPSATDQTEALPLVVRKNSSDQSASGPAAGGHHQPLHQSPLSATAGFTTSTFRHPFPLPLMAYPFQNPLGAPSGSFSGKDRASPESLDLTRDTTSLRTKMSSHHLSHHPCSPAHPPSSAEGLSLSLIKSECGDLQDMSEISPYSGSAMQEGLSPNHLKKAKLMFFYTRYPSSNMLKTYFSDVKFNRCITSQLIKWFSNFREFYYIQMEKYARQAINDGVTSTEELSITRDCELYRALNMHYNKANDFEQVPERFLEVAQITLREFFNAIIAGKDVDPSWKKAIYKVICKLDSEVPEIFKSPNCLQELLHE
- the PROX1 gene encoding prospero homeobox protein 1 isoform X1, translating into MPDHDSTALLSRQTKRRRVDIGVKRTVGTASAFFAKARATFFSAMNPQGSEQDVEYSVVQHADGEKSNVLRKLLKRANSYEDAMMPFPGATIISQLLKNNMNKNGGTEPSFQASGLSSTGSEVHQEDICSNSSRDSPPECLSPFGRPTMSQFDMDRLCDEHLRAKRARVENIIRGMSHSPSVALRGNENEREMAPQSVSPRESYRENKRKQKLPQQQQQSFQQLVSARKEQKREERRQLKQQLEDMQKQLRQLQEKFYQIYDSTDSENDEDGNLSEDSMRSEILEARAQDSVGRSDNEMCELDPGQFIDRARALIREQEMAENKPKRESNNKERDHGPNSLQPEGKHLAETLKQELNTAMSQVVDTVVKVFSAKPSRQVPQVFPPLQIPQARFAVNGENHNFHTANQRLQCFGDVIIPNPLDTFGNVQMPSATDQTEALPLVVRKNSSDQSASGPAAGGHHQPLHQSPLSATAGFTTSTFRHPFPLPLMAYPFQNPLGAPSGSFSGKDRASPESLDLTRDTTSLRTKMSSHHLSHHPCSPAHPPSSAEGLSLSLIKSECGDLQDMSEISPYSGIASYMQEGLSPNHLKKAKLMFFYTRYPSSNMLKTYFSDVKFNRCITSQLIKWFSNFREFYYIQMEKYARQAINDGVTSTEELSITRDCELYRALNMHYNKANDFEQVPERFLEVAQITLREFFNAIIAGKDVDPSWKKAIYKVICKLDSEVPEIFKSPNCLQELLHE
- the PROX1 gene encoding prospero homeobox protein 1 isoform X4 — encoded protein: MPDHDSTALLSRQTKRRRVDIGVKRTVGTASAFFAKARATFFSAMNPQGSEQDVEYSVVQHADGEKSNVLRKLLKRANSYEDAMMPFPGATIISQLLKNNMNKNGGTEPSFQASGLSSTGSEVHQEDICSNSSRDSPPECLSPFGRPTMSQFDMDRLCDEHLRAKRARVENIIRGMSHSPSVALRGNENEREMAPQSVSPRESYRENKRKQKLPQQQQQSFQQLVSARKEQKREERRQLKQQLEDMQKQLRQLQEKFYQIYDSTDSENDEDGNLSEDSMRSEILEARAQDSVGRSDNEMCELDPGQFIDRARALIREQEMAENKPKRESNNKERDHGPNSLQPEGKHLAETLKQELNTAMSQVVDTVVKVFSAKPSRQVPQVFPPLQIPQARFAVNGENHNFHTANQRLQCFGDVIIPNPLDTFGNVQMPSATDQTEALPLVVRKNSSDQSASGPAAGGHHQPLHQSPLSATAGFTTSTFRHPFPLPLMAYPFQNPLGAPSGSFSGKDRASPESLDLTRDTTSLRTKMSSHHLSHHPCSPAHPPSSAEGLSLSLIKSECGDLQDMSEISPYSGSAMQEGLSPNHLKKAKLMFFYTRYPSSNMLKTYFSDVKFNRCITSQLIKWFSNFREFYYIQMEKYARQAINDGVTSTEELSITRDCELYRALNMHYNKANDFEVPERFLEVAQITLREFFNAIIAGKDVDPSWKKAIYKVICKLDSEVPEIFKSPNCLQELLHE
- the PROX1 gene encoding prospero homeobox protein 1 isoform X2; the encoded protein is MPDHDSTALLSRQTKRRRVDIGVKRTVGTASAFFAKARATFFSAMNPQGSEQDVEYSVVQHADGEKSNVLRKLLKRANSYEDAMMPFPGATIISQLLKNNMNKNGGTEPSFQASGLSSTGSEVHQEDICSNSSRDSPPECLSPFGRPTMSQFDMDRLCDEHLRAKRARVENIIRGMSHSPSVALRGNENEREMAPQSVSPRESYRENKRKQKLPQQQQQSFQQLVSARKEQKREERRQLKQQLEDMQKQLRQLQEKFYQIYDSTDSENDEDGNLSEDSMRSEILEARAQDSVGRSDNEMCELDPGQFIDRARALIREQEMAENKPKRESNNKERDHGPNSLQPEGKHLAETLKQELNTAMSQVVDTVVKVFSAKPSRQVPQVFPPLQIPQARFAVNGENHNFHTANQRLQCFGDVIIPNPLDTFGNVQMPSATDQTEALPLVVRKNSSDQSASGPAAGGHHQPLHQSPLSATAGFTTSTFRHPFPLPLMAYPFQNPLGAPSGSFSGKDRASPESLDLTRDTTSLRTKMSSHHLSHHPCSPAHPPSSAEGLSLSLIKSECGDLQDMSEISPYSGIASYMQEGLSPNHLKKAKLMFFYTRYPSSNMLKTYFSDVKFNRCITSQLIKWFSNFREFYYIQMEKYARQAINDGVTSTEELSITRDCELYRALNMHYNKANDFEVPERFLEVAQITLREFFNAIIAGKDVDPSWKKAIYKVICKLDSEVPEIFKSPNCLQELLHE
- the PROX1 gene encoding prospero homeobox protein 1 isoform X6; amino-acid sequence: MPDHDSTALLSRQTKRRRVDIGVKRTVGTASAFFAKARATFFSAMNPQGSEQDVEYSVVQHADGEKSNVLRKLLKRANSYEDAMMPFPGATIISQLLKNNMNKNGGTEPSFQASGLSSTGSEVHQEDICSNSSRDSPPECLSPFGRPTMSQFDMDRLCDEHLRAKRARVENIIRGMSHSPSVALRGNENEREMAPQSVSPRESYRENKRKQKLPQQQQQSFQQLVSARKEQKREERRQLKQQLEDMQKQLRQLQEKFYQIYDSTDSENDEDGNLSEDSMRSEILEARAQDSVGRSDNEMCELDPGQFIDRARALIREQEMAENKPKRESNNKERDHGPNSLQPEGKHLAETLKQELNTAMSQVVDTVVKVFSAKPSRQVPQVFPPLQIPQARFAVNGENHNFHTANQRLQCFGDVIIPNPLDTFGNVQMPSATDQTEALPLVVRKNSSDQSASGPAAGGHHQPLHQSPLSATAGFTTSTFRHPFPLPLMAYPFQNPLGAPSGSFSGKDRASPESLDLTRDTTSLRTKMSSHHLSHHPCSPAHPPSSAEGLSLSLIKSECGDLQDMSEISPYSGSAMQEGLSPNHLKKAKLMFFYTRYPSSNMLKTYFSDVKVPERFLEVAQITLREFFNAIIAGKDVDPSWKKAIYKVICKLDSEVPEIFKSPNCLQELLHE
- the PROX1 gene encoding prospero homeobox protein 1 isoform X5 is translated as MPDHDSTALLSRQTKRRRVDIGVKRTVGTASAFFAKARATFFSAMNPQGSEQDVEYSVVQHADGEKSNVLRKLLKRANSYEDAMMPFPGATIISQLLKNNMNKNGGTEPSFQASGLSSTGSEVHQEDICSNSSRDSPPECLSPFGRPTMSQFDMDRLCDEHLRAKRARVENIIRGMSHSPSVALRGNENEREMAPQSVSPRESYRENKRKQKLPQQQQQSFQQLVSARKEQKREERRQLKQQLEDMQKQLRQLQEKFYQIYDSTDSENDEDGNLSEDSMRSEILEARAQDSVGRSDNEMCELDPGQFIDRARALIREQEMAENKPKRESNNKERDHGPNSLQPEGKHLAETLKQELNTAMSQVVDTVVKVFSAKPSRQVPQVFPPLQIPQARFAVNGENHNFHTANQRLQCFGDVIIPNPLDTFGNVQMPSATDQTEALPLVVRKNSSDQSASGPAAGGHHQPLHQSPLSATAGFTTSTFRHPFPLPLMAYPFQNPLGAPSGSFSGKDRASPESLDLTRDTTSLRTKMSSHHLSHHPCSPAHPPSSAEGLSLSLIKSECGDLQDMSEISPYSGIASYMQEGLSPNHLKKAKLMFFYTRYPSSNMLKTYFSDVKVPERFLEVAQITLREFFNAIIAGKDVDPSWKKAIYKVICKLDSEVPEIFKSPNCLQELLHE